A window of the Dyadobacter pollutisoli genome harbors these coding sequences:
- a CDS encoding DUF899 domain-containing protein, which produces MEKQNDVLPDTVDESVSGHRIVTQEEWITARKELLKKEKELTRLSDELSRQRRQLPWVKVNKSYIFDSTEGKIWLSDLFNGKSQLFIYHFMFAPEWEEGCPGCSFLVDHIDGANLHLAHHDVSVVAVSRAPLSKLLAFKDRMEWKFKWVSSFGSDFNYDYHVSFTESQIENNEVYYNYEFAKHDSGTESPGASVFYKDAAGNIYHTYSSYSRGTDILIGAHNFLDFMPKGRNEDSTMGWMRYHDKYEDFKSDSGSCCH; this is translated from the coding sequence ATGGAAAAGCAGAATGACGTATTACCTGATACTGTGGATGAAAGCGTTTCAGGACATAGGATTGTGACGCAGGAGGAATGGATTACCGCCCGTAAAGAACTGCTAAAAAAAGAGAAGGAATTAACGCGACTTAGTGACGAACTCTCCCGCCAGCGGCGTCAGCTGCCTTGGGTGAAGGTCAATAAGTCCTATATATTTGACAGCACGGAAGGAAAGATCTGGTTATCAGACCTTTTTAATGGCAAGAGCCAGCTTTTCATTTATCATTTCATGTTCGCCCCGGAATGGGAAGAGGGCTGTCCGGGCTGTTCTTTTCTTGTCGATCACATTGACGGAGCCAATCTGCACCTTGCCCATCACGATGTTTCCGTCGTAGCGGTATCCCGCGCCCCGCTTTCCAAGTTACTGGCTTTCAAGGACCGCATGGAATGGAAGTTCAAATGGGTGTCGTCTTTCGGCAGTGATTTCAACTATGACTATCACGTGTCCTTCACCGAAAGTCAGATTGAAAACAATGAAGTTTATTACAATTACGAGTTTGCAAAACACGATTCCGGGACAGAATCGCCAGGTGCCAGCGTGTTTTATAAAGATGCGGCGGGCAACATATACCACACTTATTCCAGCTATTCACGAGGCACCGACATCCTGATCGGTGCGCATAACTTCCTGGATTTTATGCCAAAAGGCAGAAACGAAGACTCCACAATGGGCTGGATGCGCTATCACGACAAATACGAAGACTTCAAGTCAGATAGTGGCAGTTGCTGCCATTAG
- a CDS encoding DoxX family protein, giving the protein MKAKKIITIAITVIASLMVVLSGIMKLTASEEMVSTLQKVGVGDYITALGVMEIGFTALFIYPKTMKIGFILLTCYFAGAIATELSHGKPFNAVLPIALIWIAAFLRDPSIFLPTSEKQIPA; this is encoded by the coding sequence ATGAAAGCGAAAAAGATCATTACGATAGCTATTACGGTCATTGCCTCGTTGATGGTAGTGCTGAGCGGTATTATGAAGCTGACTGCCAGTGAAGAAATGGTCAGTACACTTCAGAAAGTGGGCGTGGGGGATTACATTACTGCGCTTGGTGTAATGGAAATCGGTTTTACAGCACTTTTCATTTATCCCAAAACTATGAAAATCGGTTTCATTTTGCTTACCTGTTACTTTGCCGGTGCCATCGCCACAGAGCTTTCCCACGGTAAACCATTCAATGCTGTCCTGCCGATCGCGCTAATCTGGATCGCCGCCTTTCTCCGCGATCCCTCGATTTTTTTGCCAACATCGGAAAAGCAAATTCCAGCCTGA
- a CDS encoding winged helix-turn-helix transcriptional regulator: MMRNRNDLLDTPSHEVCNSKLAAVGDALYVIGGKWRLRIIVALSDGNKRFNELQREITGISARVLSNELKELEMNGFVERKVYTDVPVVIEYELTEYSQTLDTVVQSLVEWGEMHRAKIRQGVI, from the coding sequence ATGATGCGAAACAGAAACGATTTGTTAGACACACCCTCTCATGAGGTGTGTAACAGTAAATTAGCCGCAGTCGGGGACGCCCTCTACGTCATTGGCGGCAAATGGAGGCTCAGGATCATTGTTGCGCTTTCGGATGGAAACAAAAGGTTCAATGAATTACAGCGTGAAATCACGGGTATCTCTGCCCGGGTGCTCTCCAATGAGCTGAAAGAACTGGAAATGAATGGGTTCGTCGAACGAAAGGTATACACCGATGTACCTGTTGTGATCGAATACGAGCTTACAGAGTATAGCCAGACCCTGGACACGGTGGTGCAGTCGCTGGTAGAATGGGGAGAAATGCATCGCGCCAAAATCCGGCAGGGAGTCATTTGA
- a CDS encoding glycoside hydrolase family 95 protein has product MITKTILSLICGLVLCIATIGQPLPKHDLHNTRLAATWDEGIPLGNATVGALVWQRGERLRFSLDRADIWDMRPMAGLHRQEFSYQWVQEQVAKKDYAPVQQYFDAPYDKEPAPSKIPAAALEFDIKNASPVKSVNLSLAKAVCEVEWEDGMKLKTFVHATEPVGWFRFENIRSAILPELLAPAYQGKIAEGGPVNSLVGDDLARLGYKQGVVNREKNRIVYQQEGWGGFRYEVTVDWNATKSGVLEGVWSVSSQYPDKPVMLASTALVKAALQRGNAPDYASHVAWWTKFWGQSSLRVPDPVLEKQWFLEQYKFGSAARRGAPPISLQAVWTADNGRIPPWKGDYHHDLNTQLSYWPSYSGNHLEEGLGYFDHLDANLANYKRYTKTYFGTDGLAVPGVTTLDGTEMGGWIQYSLSPTVSSWLAQHYYLQWRYSMDRDFLKNRAYPWFHGVCLFLEKITVKDENGYRKLPISSSPEINDNKLTAWFPENTNYDLSLMKFAFTAGAEIALEMGLTSEAEHWNDVLSQFGAYAITENSELMFAPSLAYNESHRHFSHMMAIHPLGLIRWEDGEKSQRIIKNSINLLEKIGPDWWCGYSYSWLANMKARAKDGTGAAHNLSVFAKAFCLPNSFHVNGDQTKAGLSKFTYRPFTLEGNFAFAAGLQEMLLQSYAGFIEVFPAVPEDWKDVSFEKLRTEGAFLVTAKKAGGRIEEVKIVSEKGGVTRLKQPFEKWKIVSVSGVTVDASDEGWLELKCKPNGKIVFQAEE; this is encoded by the coding sequence ATGATCACAAAAACAATACTCTCCCTCATTTGCGGCCTGGTGCTTTGCATTGCGACCATCGGGCAGCCCCTTCCTAAACACGATCTTCACAACACCAGGCTTGCTGCCACGTGGGACGAAGGTATTCCGCTCGGTAATGCTACGGTAGGCGCACTGGTCTGGCAGCGGGGTGAAAGGCTCCGTTTTTCGCTGGATAGGGCAGATATCTGGGATATGCGGCCGATGGCAGGTTTGCATCGCCAAGAGTTTAGCTACCAATGGGTTCAGGAACAGGTTGCAAAGAAAGATTATGCGCCGGTCCAGCAGTATTTTGATGCACCTTATGATAAAGAACCCGCGCCTTCGAAGATCCCCGCGGCAGCTCTGGAATTTGACATTAAAAATGCCTCTCCCGTGAAATCGGTCAATCTTTCATTGGCCAAAGCTGTGTGCGAGGTGGAATGGGAGGATGGCATGAAACTCAAAACATTTGTCCATGCTACGGAACCCGTCGGTTGGTTCCGCTTTGAAAATATAAGATCGGCGATCCTGCCCGAGCTGCTCGCACCGGCATACCAGGGCAAAATTGCGGAAGGCGGGCCGGTCAATTCGCTGGTAGGCGACGATTTGGCCAGACTTGGGTATAAGCAAGGCGTGGTAAACCGGGAAAAAAACCGGATCGTTTATCAGCAGGAAGGATGGGGCGGGTTTCGGTATGAAGTTACTGTTGATTGGAATGCAACAAAATCAGGGGTTTTGGAAGGTGTGTGGAGCGTTTCTTCACAGTATCCCGACAAACCGGTCATGTTGGCGTCTACCGCATTGGTCAAGGCGGCTTTGCAGCGCGGCAATGCACCGGACTATGCGTCACATGTGGCATGGTGGACCAAATTCTGGGGGCAATCGTCGCTTCGTGTCCCTGACCCTGTCCTCGAAAAGCAATGGTTTTTGGAACAGTACAAATTTGGCTCCGCTGCCCGGCGTGGTGCGCCACCTATCTCGTTGCAAGCTGTGTGGACGGCAGATAATGGCCGAATTCCGCCGTGGAAAGGAGATTATCACCACGATTTGAACACGCAGCTCAGCTACTGGCCAAGTTATAGTGGAAATCACCTGGAAGAAGGCCTTGGGTATTTTGATCATCTGGACGCCAACCTGGCAAACTATAAGCGCTATACCAAAACTTACTTCGGGACGGATGGTCTGGCAGTCCCCGGCGTGACCACGCTGGATGGTACCGAAATGGGCGGCTGGATCCAGTATTCATTGTCGCCGACGGTATCCTCCTGGCTTGCACAACATTATTATCTGCAGTGGCGGTATAGTATGGACCGCGATTTCCTCAAAAACCGGGCGTATCCCTGGTTTCATGGGGTATGCTTGTTTTTGGAAAAAATTACCGTTAAAGATGAAAATGGGTACCGGAAATTACCGATCAGTTCCAGCCCCGAGATCAATGACAATAAGCTGACTGCCTGGTTCCCTGAAAACACCAACTATGATCTGTCACTGATGAAATTTGCTTTTACTGCAGGTGCGGAGATTGCCCTGGAAATGGGTTTGACCAGTGAAGCAGAACATTGGAATGATGTACTATCTCAATTTGGAGCATACGCGATCACTGAAAACAGTGAACTGATGTTTGCGCCTTCATTGGCCTATAACGAATCCCACAGGCATTTTTCCCACATGATGGCGATCCATCCCTTGGGCCTGATCCGGTGGGAGGATGGCGAAAAGTCGCAAAGGATTATTAAAAACTCGATTAACCTACTCGAAAAAATCGGCCCCGACTGGTGGTGCGGATACTCGTACTCTTGGCTGGCCAATATGAAAGCTCGGGCAAAAGATGGTACCGGCGCGGCGCATAATCTTTCTGTTTTTGCCAAAGCATTTTGCTTACCGAACAGTTTTCACGTCAATGGCGACCAGACGAAAGCCGGGCTGTCGAAGTTTACATACAGGCCTTTTACGCTGGAAGGTAATTTTGCGTTTGCCGCTGGTTTGCAGGAAATGCTTTTGCAGAGTTATGCAGGATTTATTGAAGTTTTTCCCGCGGTACCGGAGGATTGGAAGGACGTTTCCTTTGAAAAACTGAGAACAGAAGGAGCTTTTTTAGTGACTGCAAAGAAAGCAGGCGGCCGGATTGAAGAGGTGAAAATTGTTTCTGAGAAAGGAGGAGTAACGCGGTTGAAACAACCTTTCGAAAAATGGAAAATAGTGTCCGTTTCGGGGGTAACCGTAGATGCTTCCGATGAAGGCTGGCTGGAACTCAAATGTAAACCAAACGGAAAAATCGTTTTTCAGGCCGAAGAATAA